A window of Brachybacterium fresconis contains these coding sequences:
- a CDS encoding 2-oxo acid dehydrogenase subunit E2, with protein MRHAFAGDLATRARDGKLEPDEYHGSTFSISNLGMFGIDDFDAIINPPEAAILAVGTARQEPVLRDAELGSRTIMTLTLTVDHRVLNGAVAAAFLQEVQAVLEEPLRIVV; from the coding sequence GTGCGACATGCGTTTGCGGGCGACCTCGCGACCCGCGCACGCGACGGGAAGCTGGAGCCCGACGAGTATCACGGCAGCACGTTCAGCATCAGCAACCTGGGCATGTTCGGCATCGATGACTTCGACGCCATCATCAATCCGCCCGAAGCGGCGATCCTGGCCGTCGGCACCGCCCGGCAGGAGCCCGTGCTCCGGGACGCAGAGCTGGGCAGCCGCACCATCATGACGCTGACGTTGACCGTCGACCATCGCGTCCTCAACGGCGCCGTCGCCGCGGCCTTCCTCCAGGAGGTGCAGGCGGTCCTGGAGGAACCGCTGCGCATCGTGGTGTAG
- a CDS encoding sugar-binding transcriptional regulator, translating into MTRAGSSPPQLPHPGDEDRALRAAVAYHLEGKTMDAVARELRVSRATVSRLLARARETGIVEITVFTPGARASQLSTELHDRHGVEALVVPLQERIPVEERHARTAEAAADALRQVVTSDGVLAVAWGTMTHAISLHLHPKAVTNCSVVQVNGMGNSAGIGVHYAHAMMDRFGHAFGARVQENPLPLFLDSAEVAAMLRADRLLSGVTQAIETADLFLFNVGTVTGGVPSAPHLYGNYLGDAEYDTLREDGAVADIATTFFDAQGRTDPIRLNAQSTGPDLDALCAVKRRICVTSGVHKVEALSAALAGGYITDLIIDEHTAHALLDAER; encoded by the coding sequence ATGACACGTGCCGGGTCCTCACCGCCGCAGCTTCCCCACCCCGGTGATGAGGACCGTGCGCTGCGCGCCGCCGTCGCGTACCACCTCGAGGGAAAGACGATGGATGCCGTCGCCCGCGAGCTGCGGGTCTCCCGGGCCACGGTGTCCCGGCTCCTGGCTCGTGCTCGCGAGACGGGGATCGTCGAGATCACCGTCTTCACCCCCGGGGCGCGGGCCTCGCAGCTCTCGACGGAGCTGCACGACCGTCACGGGGTCGAGGCTCTCGTCGTCCCCCTCCAGGAGCGGATTCCGGTCGAGGAGCGGCATGCGCGGACCGCCGAGGCCGCCGCAGATGCCCTGCGGCAGGTGGTCACCTCCGATGGGGTGCTCGCCGTCGCCTGGGGAACCATGACGCACGCGATCAGCCTGCACCTGCATCCGAAAGCCGTGACGAACTGCTCCGTGGTGCAGGTGAACGGGATGGGGAACAGCGCCGGGATCGGCGTGCACTACGCCCACGCGATGATGGACCGCTTCGGCCATGCCTTCGGTGCCCGGGTGCAGGAGAATCCCCTCCCGCTTTTCCTCGATTCGGCCGAGGTCGCGGCGATGCTCCGGGCCGACCGCCTGCTCTCCGGGGTGACGCAGGCGATCGAGACTGCGGATCTGTTCCTGTTCAACGTGGGCACGGTGACGGGTGGGGTGCCCAGCGCACCCCACCTCTACGGGAACTACCTGGGGGACGCCGAATACGACACTCTGCGAGAAGACGGGGCCGTGGCGGACATCGCGACAACGTTCTTCGACGCGCAAGGGCGCACCGACCCGATCCGGCTCAACGCTCAGAGCACGGGACCCGATCTCGATGCTCTGTGCGCCGTCAAGCGCAGGATCTGTGTGACCTCCGGGGTGCACAAGGTCGAAGCGCTGAGCGCAGCCCTTGCCGGCGGGTACATCACCGATCTCATCATTGATGAGCACACCGCCCACGCTCTGCTCGATGCCGAGCGGTGA